The segment GGCCTCAACGCCTGGCAGTTGCCGTCGGGCTACCCGGTGGACACGCATTTCAATCCGCCGTACGACCCGTGGGATCAGCGGTTGTGCATGGTGCCCAATGGTGATCTGTTCCGGGCTATTCGGGACGGCCGTGCCTCGGTGGCCACCGACACCATAGCGACCTTCACCGAGAACGGAATCCTGCTGGACTCCGGCCGCGAGCTCTCCGCCGACATCATCATCACCGCAACAGGTTTGAACGTCCAGGCCTTCGGAGGCATACCGATGACCGTCGACGGTCACGCGATCGACCTGGCCGAGACGATCGCCTACCGCGGCATGATGCTGTCCTCGGTGCCGAACTACGCCTTCGTTGTCAGCTACACGAACCTCTCGTGGACGCTGAAGGTGGGTCTGTTGTGCGAGCAATCCTGTAACTTGCTGGCGCACATGGATTCCGAAGCTACGACATCTGTGTGCCGCGCGTCGACGATGCCACGAGGCCCACCAAGCCCTTCCTGGATTTCGACGCGGGCTATGTCAAACGGGTCCTGCATGAGCTGCCCGGCAGGGTGATCGTTGCCCTGGCTGACCTCGCTGAGCTACTACTCCGATGTGATCTTGCTCCGCGAACCTGCTTGGGAGGACCCGGAATTGAAGTTCGCGCGGGTGCCGGCTCCGGTGGAATTGATTGCGGCAGGTCCGTGAGCGGGATGGCATCGGGTGATTCCGGTGAGCAGTTCGTGGAGCTGTCCACCGGAATTCGCCTCTGTTACCGGGTCGATGGTCCGTCCGGCGGACAGCCGCTGCTGCTGGTCGCCGGGCTCGGCCTGGACCTGTATTCCTGGCCACAGCAAATGGTCGAGGGCCTGATCGCCCGGGGCTTCCGCGTGATCCGCTTCGACAATCGCGACATCGGCCGCTCCACGGTGATATCCAACCCGCCACCGAGCCGACTGCGCCGGCTACTGGCAGTCCCGCGAGCCGACGCCTACGACCTCGCCGACATGGCCGCCGACACCCATGAGCTGATCCGAATATCGGGCGGCCGCGGTTTGCGCGATCATGCCGCCCATAGACATGCCGACCAGATGCACCCCATGGAGGTCGAGCTGTTCCAGCAGACCGCCTGTCGTCTCACCCCTTCCGCGAGCGAGTGACCCACCCGCCACCCCCGCGTTCCGCATCACAGGCCTCGATCGAGAGCCGGACCCGACCCGCCTCTCACAAGCGGCCCTGAACGGGTCGCGCTGGCGATCGCATGGGTGTGCTCACGTTCGCGCTGCCCGAATCGGGGGACTGTCGCTGAACCGCGCGGTTTGCCATGCGAATCACCGGGTAGTAGCTGTGATGTAGCTGGCTCCATCTGATTGGCCGGGCATCCGCAAGTCCGTGATCGTGCCAGAGTCCGCATAGGCCGGTCGATCGCGCGAGATGTCGCTCTGTGTGTGTTCGCTCTCCGAAGACCGAAATCTCGAGGAGGAATCATGACAGGACTACTCGACGAAATCATCGGCAATTCCGTGTACGACCGTAGTGGTGACAAGATCGGCAAGGTCAAGCAGATCTATGTCGACAGGGCCTCCGGCGCGCCCACCTGGGCTGCCGTATCGACCGGCTTCTTTCACGAGGATTCCCTCGTCCCGCTGGTCGGTGCGCAGCACGCCGCAGGTTCCGACGCGCTGAAACTGCAGGTC is part of the Nocardia sp. XZ_19_385 genome and harbors:
- a CDS encoding alpha/beta fold hydrolase, whose translation is MASGDSGEQFVELSTGIRLCYRVDGPSGGQPLLLVAGLGLDLYSWPQQMVEGLIARGFRVIRFDNRDIGRSTVISNPPPSRLRRLLAVPRADAYDLADMAADTHELIRISGGRGLRDHAAHRHADQMHPMEVELFQQTACRLTPSASE